A single Pseudomonas sp. DC1.2 DNA region contains:
- a CDS encoding co-regulatory protein PtrA N-terminal domain-containing protein: MKRIQVCALLGAMVLSSFAMAEGGGDKTFERMMASKEQAVQAYAAKEAKGDPVVLNNAKEHKTEAM, encoded by the coding sequence ATGAAACGTATCCAGGTATGTGCGCTTTTAGGTGCAATGGTTCTCTCTTCTTTTGCAATGGCTGAGGGCGGTGGTGACAAGACGTTTGAAAGAATGATGGCGTCCAAAGAGCAGGCTGTGCAGGCATATGCGGCCAAAGAAGCAAAGGGTGATCCTGTGGTATTGAATAATGCCAAGGAACACAAAACTGAAGCGATGTAA
- a CDS encoding DUF4337 domain-containing protein: MSEAFEVPSPHEQHVEHATKSAHAHGDNFASKIAVMTAIMATVGALLSYQAGSTESEAAMDKNNAAIQKTEASNQWNYYQAKSSRQNLSELASHIPGVDSAHYVAEALRYKNEKEVVRQKAEALEEKVREWDEKSELAMHQHHRWAQAMTAIQIAISLAAITLLTRKEWLKKLAYTAGGASVVLGTLAWLHI, encoded by the coding sequence ATGTCTGAAGCGTTCGAAGTCCCAAGCCCGCATGAACAACATGTTGAACACGCCACAAAGAGCGCCCATGCCCACGGCGACAATTTTGCCAGCAAAATTGCAGTGATGACGGCGATCATGGCGACCGTGGGGGCGTTGCTCAGCTACCAGGCGGGTTCGACGGAGAGCGAGGCGGCGATGGACAAGAACAACGCCGCTATCCAGAAAACCGAAGCCTCCAACCAGTGGAATTACTACCAGGCCAAATCCAGCCGGCAAAATCTGTCTGAGCTGGCGTCCCATATTCCGGGCGTAGATTCTGCGCATTACGTTGCCGAAGCGCTGCGCTACAAAAACGAAAAGGAAGTGGTGCGCCAGAAAGCTGAAGCGCTTGAGGAAAAGGTGCGTGAGTGGGATGAAAAATCAGAGTTGGCGATGCATCAGCATCATCGCTGGGCCCAGGCAATGACGGCCATCCAGATTGCTATTTCACTGGCCGCGATCACCTTGTTGACGCGCAAGGAGTGGCTGAAGAAACTCGCCTATACCGCCGGGGGCGCCAGTGTCGTGCTGGGAACGTTGGCCTGGCTGCACATCTAA
- the tusB gene encoding sulfurtransferase complex subunit TusB: MSTLHVLSHSPFGDDRLSSCLRVIGAEDALLLSGDAAYALQPGTAPFNLLNARRLTLLVLAEDAQARALSVPDWANAIDYPAFVALSIDYDKVNSWL, encoded by the coding sequence ATGTCGACTTTGCATGTGTTGTCTCATTCCCCGTTCGGTGACGACCGCCTGAGCAGTTGTTTGCGTGTGATCGGCGCCGAAGACGCCCTCCTGCTGAGTGGCGACGCCGCCTATGCCTTGCAACCGGGCACCGCGCCTTTCAACCTGTTAAACGCGCGCCGGCTGACGCTGTTAGTGCTGGCGGAAGATGCTCAGGCTCGCGCACTTAGCGTTCCGGATTGGGCCAACGCCATCGACTACCCGGCCTTCGTCGCGTTGTCGATTGACTACGACAAGGTCAACAGTTGGTTATGA
- a CDS encoding DUF1289 domain-containing protein, which produces MAKDIENPCISVCQLSGELCVSCGRTKDDIRKWKRMKRPEKMAAVQRATLRLKSLQKRAQTPN; this is translated from the coding sequence ATGGCCAAGGACATCGAAAATCCGTGCATTTCCGTTTGTCAGTTGAGCGGTGAGTTATGTGTGAGTTGTGGTCGCACCAAGGACGACATCCGAAAGTGGAAGCGAATGAAGCGGCCAGAGAAAATGGCCGCCGTGCAGCGGGCGACACTGCGTCTCAAAAGCCTGCAAAAGCGCGCGCAAACACCCAACTGA
- the tusD gene encoding sulfurtransferase complex subunit TusD has protein sequence MKFAIALFSAAHAPSSRRALLFAQAALAGGHEIVRLFFYQDGVYNASGSLVTPQDELDVAKQWRTFVTEHQLDGVVCIAAALRRGVLNEDEARRYQRDAVAVGTPWELSGLGQLHDAVQDADRLICFGGA, from the coding sequence ATGAAGTTCGCCATCGCGCTGTTTTCCGCCGCCCATGCGCCCTCCTCGCGCCGCGCCCTGCTGTTCGCCCAAGCGGCACTGGCTGGGGGACATGAAATTGTCCGGCTGTTTTTTTATCAGGACGGCGTTTACAACGCGTCCGGCAGCCTCGTCACGCCGCAGGATGAACTGGACGTGGCCAAGCAATGGCGAACCTTCGTTACCGAGCATCAACTGGACGGCGTAGTGTGCATCGCTGCGGCCCTGCGCCGCGGGGTGTTGAACGAAGACGAAGCCCGGCGTTATCAGCGCGACGCGGTGGCCGTCGGCACACCGTGGGAACTGTCTGGCCTGGGCCAGTTGCACGATGCGGTGCAAGACGCCGACCGCCTGATCTGTTTCGGAGGTGCCTGA
- a CDS encoding MFS transporter translates to MTQPAVQPSLPASSKLTPRELRGLLAILVSIALAILDTAIANTALPTIAADLNASPAASVWIINAYQLAAVATLLPFATLGGIVGQRKVFLGGIIMFLVSSALCTFAWSLPTLTIARVLQGFGASAIMSVNAALIGLIFPPERLGRGLGLNALVVGTCFAAGPTIASLVLSVASWPWLFAINLPLGLFALAFAWSSLPVGKPQAMVFDKLTALLNVLTFAALIFFLGQAAQLGSMNSVLIALAVFLIAGTLMVRREAGHPAPMFPIDLLKRPMFALSALTAFCSFATQGLAFVSLPFFFETTLGRDPIQTGFLMTPWSVVVAAIAPVAGRLSDSYPPGLLGGIGLAVLSVGMVSLALLPNDPSALEIVIRMVICGIGFGFFQAPNQKALMTSAPRARASGASGTIAMARLIGQATGAALVALSFGLSGSHGPVLALSIGAGFAAVGSIASGLRLVARKPVD, encoded by the coding sequence ATGACTCAGCCAGCCGTCCAGCCGTCTCTCCCCGCATCAAGCAAACTCACGCCTCGCGAATTACGTGGCCTGCTGGCGATTCTGGTGTCGATTGCCCTGGCGATCCTCGATACCGCCATCGCCAACACCGCACTGCCCACCATTGCCGCGGATCTGAATGCGTCTCCCGCCGCGTCGGTGTGGATCATCAACGCCTATCAACTGGCCGCGGTGGCGACGTTGCTGCCATTTGCGACGCTGGGTGGCATCGTCGGACAGCGCAAGGTATTCCTGGGCGGCATCATCATGTTCCTGGTGTCATCGGCCTTGTGTACGTTCGCCTGGTCGTTGCCGACCCTGACCATCGCACGCGTTCTGCAAGGCTTCGGCGCCAGCGCCATCATGAGCGTCAATGCCGCGCTCATCGGCCTGATCTTTCCCCCTGAACGCCTCGGCCGAGGCCTGGGCTTGAACGCGCTGGTGGTGGGCACGTGTTTCGCCGCCGGCCCCACCATTGCCTCGCTGGTACTGTCGGTCGCCAGTTGGCCTTGGCTCTTCGCAATCAACTTGCCACTCGGCCTGTTTGCCCTGGCCTTTGCCTGGAGTTCCCTGCCCGTGGGCAAACCTCAGGCGATGGTCTTCGACAAACTGACTGCGCTGCTGAATGTCCTCACGTTCGCAGCGTTGATTTTTTTCCTGGGCCAGGCAGCCCAGTTGGGATCGATGAACAGCGTGTTGATCGCGCTGGCGGTATTTCTGATCGCTGGTACGCTGATGGTGCGCCGCGAGGCTGGGCATCCAGCGCCAATGTTTCCGATTGACCTGCTCAAGCGCCCGATGTTCGCACTGTCGGCACTGACCGCGTTCTGCTCATTCGCCACCCAAGGGCTGGCGTTTGTCTCGCTGCCGTTTTTCTTTGAGACGACGCTGGGACGTGACCCGATCCAGACCGGTTTTCTGATGACGCCCTGGTCTGTGGTCGTGGCTGCCATCGCGCCGGTCGCTGGACGCCTGTCGGACAGCTATCCACCCGGCCTGCTGGGCGGAATCGGTTTGGCCGTGCTCAGTGTGGGCATGGTGTCCCTCGCGCTGCTGCCCAACGACCCGAGTGCGCTGGAGATCGTGATCCGCATGGTCATCTGTGGCATCGGCTTCGGTTTCTTTCAGGCGCCGAACCAAAAGGCCCTGATGACCAGCGCCCCCCGCGCCCGCGCCAGCGGTGCCAGCGGCACCATCGCCATGGCACGGCTGATCGGCCAGGCCACCGGTGCGGCCCTGGTGGCGTTGAGTTTTGGCCTGTCGGGCAGCCATGGCCCCGTGTTGGCGCTGAGCATCGGCGCCGGGTTCGCCGCCGTGGGCAGTATTGCGAGCGGGTTGCGCTTGGTGGCGCGCAAGCCGGTGGACTGA
- the tusC gene encoding sulfurtransferase complex subunit TusC, with protein sequence MAKSLLIISRQAPWSGPSAREALDIVLAGGAFDLPLALLFLDDGVFQLVAQQNAKTLQQKDLSANLQALPMFGVEELFVCADSAAERGLAPSSLSLQEARVLTAQDVTALIDRYDQVITL encoded by the coding sequence ATGGCCAAATCCTTGCTCATTATCAGCCGTCAGGCACCGTGGTCCGGGCCAAGCGCCCGGGAAGCGTTGGACATCGTACTGGCCGGCGGCGCCTTCGACCTGCCGCTTGCGCTGCTGTTTCTCGATGACGGGGTGTTCCAGCTCGTCGCGCAACAGAACGCCAAGACCCTGCAACAAAAAGACCTGAGCGCTAACTTGCAAGCCTTGCCGATGTTCGGTGTCGAGGAGCTGTTTGTCTGCGCCGACAGCGCCGCCGAACGTGGACTGGCCCCCTCGTCGTTGTCGCTGCAAGAAGCCCGCGTATTGACCGCCCAAGACGTCACCGCCCTTATCGACCGCTACGACCAGGTGATCACCCTCTGA